In one window of Arachis ipaensis cultivar K30076 chromosome B06, Araip1.1, whole genome shotgun sequence DNA:
- the LOC107605579 gene encoding LOW QUALITY PROTEIN: pre-mRNA-processing protein 40A (The sequence of the model RefSeq protein was modified relative to this genomic sequence to represent the inferred CDS: inserted 2 bases in 1 codon) codes for MLDYLQLIHPQTRRERKRERERVKEDPNSANRTRRFSLAVPAILLVTQSNQSDYTVKMANNSQPPGMQFRPVIQAQQGQPFAPMASQQFGLAGHAIPSSNVAMPVGQSQQLQYSQPMQQLPPRHIQPGQPAPSSQVIPMQYIQTNRPPTSVPPHSQPTVPHLSSHMPSLAVSAATSHSSYTFQPPYSQQQDNVNAMAQYQQSGQMHAPPAGQPWVSSVSQSAATVTPVQQAGVQSSGTPSTDSATSAPNQQSASDWQEHTAADGRRYYYNKRTRQSSWEKPLELMSPIERADASTVWKEFTSSDGRKYYYNKVTQQSTWSIPEELKLARELALKAANQGMQLETSDTSNTAVSSAAPSTVTNTASSNTPLTSNGLASSPASVTPIASSTGPQQLVSGLSSTTGTELSTVVTASTAVAGPANPLDTTTPSSVENQASQDFAAPTGGASVKDIEETKKGLPVAGKVNVTLPEEKANDKETFAYANKMEAKIAFKALLESANVQSDWTWEQAMREIINDKRYNALKTLGERKQAFNEYLGQRKKLEAEERRMKQKKAREEFTKMLEECKELTSSMRWSKAINMFENDGFRNQRCLKFYSLLYCLXEKENAAEEHRRNLAEYRKFLESCDYVKVHSPWRKVQDRLEDDDRYLRLEKIDRLLVFQDYIRELEKEEEEQKRVQKERVRRGERKNRDAFRKLLEEHVAAGILNAKTQWREYCLKVRDLPQYQAVASNTSGSTPKDLFEDVVEDLENQYHEDKTLVKDIIKSGKITVVSTSVFEEFKAAILEEASCETISEINLKLIFEDLLERAKEKEEKEAKKRQRLADDLTNLLYTFKDITTSSTWEDCKPLVEETQEYRSMGDENYSREVFEEYITYLKEKAKEKERKREEEKARKEKEREEKEKRKEKEKEKKEKDREREKEKSKDRHKKDDTDSENQDIESHGFKEEKKKDKDKERKHRKRRHSSVEDVDSERDEKEESKKSRKHGSDRKKSRKHANSPESDNETRHRRHKREHRDGSRKTGGHEELEDGELGDDAEI; via the exons ATGTTGGACTACCTACAACTCATTCACCCTCAAACGcgcagagagagaaagagagagagagagagagtgaaagagGACCCTAATTCCGCAAACAGAACGAGAAGATTCTCTCTCGCAGTCCCAGCAATTCTTCTGGTAACGCAATCAAACCAATC GGATTATACTGTTAAAATGGCCAATAATTCTCAGCCCCCTGGTATGCAG TTTCGGCCAGTCATTCAGGCCCAGCAAGGTCAGCCATTTGCTCCAATGGCTTCCCAACAATTTGGACTTGCAGGACATGCTATTCCTTCTTCAAATGTTGCAATGCCTGTTGGTCAGAGTCAGCAATTGCAGTATTCACAACCAATGCAGCAGTTGCCTCCAAGACATATTCAGCCTGGTCAACCTGCACCTTCGTCGCAGGTTATACCTATGCAATATATCCAAACAAATAGACCCCCGACATCCGTCCCACCACATTCACAGCCAACTGTTCCCCACTTAAGCAGTCATATGCCCAGCTTGGCTGTTTCAGCAGCAACTTCTCATTCTTCATATACT TTTCAACCACCGTATAGTCAGCAGCAGGATAATGTTAATGCAATGGCTCAGTACCAGCAATCGGGCCAAATGCATGCTCCTCCGGCTGGACAACCTTGGGTGTCCTCTGTTTCTCAGAGTGCTGCAACTGTTACACCAGTGCAACAGGCTGGAGTGCAATCATCTGGTACTCCGTCAACTGATTCT GCAACAAGTGCCCCTAACCAGCAGTCAGCATCTGATTGGCAAGAGCATACTGCAGCTGATGGCAGAAG ATATTACTACAACAAGAGGACAAGGCAATCTAGTTGGGAGAAACCATTGGAACTGATGTCACCTATTGAG AGGGCTGATGCATCAACTGTTTGGAAAGAATTCACATCTTCAGATGGAAGAAA GTATTATTACAACAAGGTTACTCAGCAATCAACATGGTCAATACCAGAGGAACTTAAG TTGGCTCGTGAATTGGCGCTGAAAGCTGCCAATCAGGGAATGCAGTTAGAAACAAGTGATACATCGAATACTGCTGTTTCATCTGCTGCACCATCAACAGTGACTAATACTGCTAGCTCAAACACTCCTTTGACATCAAATGGGCTTGCTTCAAGTCCAGCATCTGTCACACCAATTGCATCGTCAACTGGTCCTCAGCAGTTGGTTTCTGGATTATCAAGTACCACTGGGACTGAACTGAGTACTGTGGTAACTGCGTCTACGGCAGTAGCTGGACCTGCAAATCCTCTTGACACCACTACACCGTCCAG TGTTGAAAATCAAGCATCTCAGGATTTTGCTGCTCCTACCGGTGGAGCTTCTGTTAAAGATATAGAG GAAACCAAAAAAGGATTGCCAGTTGCTGGAAAAGTTAATGTGACTCTGCCAGAGGAGAAAGCAAATGATAAAGAAACCTTTGCATATGCAAATAAGATG GAAGCAAAAATTGCATTTAAGGCACTATTGGAGTCTGCTAATGTTCAGTCTGATTGGACATGGGAACAG GCGATGAGAGAAATAATCAATGACAAAAGATACAATGCTCTAAAAACACTTGGTGAGCGGAAACAAGCTTTTAATGAG TATTTGGGCCAAAGGAAGAAGCTAGAGGCTGAAGAGAGACGCATGAAGCAGAAAAAAGCTCGAGAAGAATTCACAAAGATGTTGGAA GAGTGCAAGGAGCTAACTTCATCCATGAGATGGAG CAAAGCAATCAATATGTTTGAAAATGATGGGTTTCGCAATCAAAGATGTCTAAAATTTTATTCCTTGTTATACTGTTT GGAAAAGGAAAATGCTGCTGAGGAACACAGACGGAATTTAGCAGAATACAGGAAATTCTTGGAGTCATGTGATTATGTGAAG GTTCACAGTCCATGGCGAAAAGTCCAAGATCGGTTAGAGGACGATGATAGATATTTACGGCTTGAAAAAATTGACCGCTTGCTTGTTTTCCAG GACTATATTCGTGAATTggaaaaggaagaagaggagcAAAAACGAGTACAGAAG GAGCGAGTTCGTCGTGGTGAAAGGAAAAATCGTGATGCATTCCGCAAGTTGTTGGAAGAACATGTTGCTGCTGGAATTCTTAATGCTAAAACTCAATGGAGAGAATACTGCTTGAAG GTTAGGGATTTGCCTCAATATCAAGCTGTCGCATCAAACACATCTGGTTCCACTCCTAAGGATTTATTTGAGGATGTAGTAGAAGATCTTGAAAATCAG TACCATGAAGACAAGACACTGGTAAAAGATATAATTAAGTCAGGCAAG ATCACTGTAGTGTCCACTTCGGTGTTTGAGGAATTCAAGGCTGCTATCTTGGAAGAAGCTAGTTGCGAAACAATATCAGAGATCAATTTGAAG CTTATATTCGAAGACTTGTTAGAGAGAGCTAaagagaaagaggagaaagaagcTAAGAAGCGCCAGCGCCTTGCTGATGACTTAACTAACCTGTTATATACATTTAAG GATATTACTACTTCTTCAACTTGGGAGGATTGCAAGCCACTTGTTGAGGAGACACAAGAGTACAG ATCAATGGGGGATGAAAACTACAGTAGAGAAGTATTTGAGGAGTACATTACATACCTAAAGGAAAAAGCTAAAGAGAAGGAACGCAAGCGTGAAGAGGAAAAG GCCAgaaaggagaaagagagagaagagaaagagaaacggaaggagaaggaaaaggaaaagaaagagaaggatagAGAACGCGAGAAAGAAAAGTCTAAAGATCGGCATAAGAAGGACGACACAGATAGTGAAAACCAAGATATTGAAAGCCATGGTTTcaaggaagagaagaaaaaagacaAAGATAAGGAAAGGAAACACAGGAAGAGGCGACACAGCAGTGTAGAGGATGTGGATTCCGAGAGGGATGAAAAAGAAGAGTCTAAGAAATCACGAAAGCACGGCAGCGACCGAAAGAAATCTCGAAAG CATGCAAACTCTCCAGAATCAGACAATGAAACCCGGCATAGAAGACACAAGAGGGAGCACCGTGATGGTTCCCGGAAAACCGGGGGCCATGAAGAACTTGAAGACGGGGAACTCGGCGATGATGCAGAGATTTAG
- the LOC110263641 gene encoding uncharacterized protein LOC110263641 yields MEILMEIRVLIMMRNQEREKRLCFLFTKFFYHMERKEIPYGQIMKIKICFLQKLFRVAAIWNLLGESVKKENCTNTNKQSAEFLIRPNTSKKVVQKIKRLLCARERDISIVAIPTKQEKVKQCYKGPICEGKKECGRQGANLKTMDYLSSIDEWRNMEEQVKAISVEITDHILEGINNEIVLEFIATWADQS; encoded by the exons ATGGAGATTCTGATGGAAATAAGAGTTCTAATAATGATGAGAAatcaagaaagagaaaaaaggctATGCTTCCTTTTTACAAAGTTCTTCTACCATATGGAAAGAAAGGAAATTCCTTATGGTCAAATaatgaagatcaaaatttgttttcTTCAGAAACTTTTCAGAG TAGCTGCCATATGGAATTTACTTGGAGAGTCAGTGAAGAAAGAGAATTGTACCAATACCAATAAGCAATCAGCAGAGTTTCTTATTCGGCCAAATACGTCCAAAAAGGTAGTTCAAAAGATTAAAAGACTGCTATGTGCCCGTGAGAGAGATATTTCCATAGTGGCCATTCCAACTAAGCAAGAAAAGGTAAAACAATGTTACAAAGGACCCATTTGTGAGGGAAAAAAAGAATGCGGTCGGCAAGGTGCAAACCTCAAGACTATGGATTACTTGAGTTCAATAGACGAATGGAGGAACATGGAGGAACAAGTGAAAGCCATTAGTGTTGAGATCACTGACCATATATTGGAAGGTATTAACAATGAAATTGTATTAGAATTTATAGCAACTTGGGCAGACCAATCCTAG